A genome region from Sardina pilchardus chromosome 22, fSarPil1.1, whole genome shotgun sequence includes the following:
- the sun1a gene encoding SUN domain-containing protein 1 isoform X1 produces MNADDRCGLESWGWTVLSSYSWSALEFEQEHRVTQAVEVPRMSRRSLRLHTTPGDHGNGGQVAKYNLLERRSGSPAVGASREDRPLKSRRSHHQSLSGSQSLLLTPQKSSQSLPLNSSLHSCAASDASLLSSLLDESCIQERTLMDSFWGLDGDGDHQDRTILASGDILTAQTQTSVVSGITCKDCSFQQSADTHSSSKHPSSSSSAASPHNTTVYSRDKVRKPRPGVLLLPEVCVEYSRRAAASVACVLSLLVHTVLLQARTQGKDGLCSVSWACVQACRRAWRSTARALAPLPGALRHWVALCGTWCSAICGALRAIGADWRYCSTMNSEGRRKPEGHRKQDGHRDTDASLSKGSSSIWQQLLALMSLLRDFLVTRCLPNLCRLLLLLVPLLLLVVLCYCGPSTLWAALPAVNISDWRVGLNKEISLEEDHAAPFVPPPISAESQSSSAPLSLDAEHVARAARVERVERVERSLAELWARVARGERQQQEKSAQLHALYRPLQEQLETGAHLHQLQTSVAAMMDEKLQPLKDEVERNADDVKQQQQLYVTQQQSHQSQVAALEALLENLAQKTEDIQRAQEATPAPVSEVEDRVSHEALLLEVQRLEAALGSIRADLQGVMGCQGRCEQLDNIQDMVSAQVKQQLQEVFYGAEGGAVPDALLPWLAARFVNGSDLQASLAALEQSILGNVSQLVEQSKLKGQSVCPETLSESVRLSTGQSGLAEQHVELIVKNALRLYSHDRTGMVDYALESGGGSILSTRCSETFETKTALMSLFGLPLWYFSQSPRVVIQPDVHPGNCWAFKGTHGYLVIRLSMRVVPTAFSLEHIPKSLSPTGHITSAPQDYAVYGLQDEHLEEGKLLGRYTYDEDGEALQTHPVTEQNDEAFQIIELRVLSNWGHAEYTCLYRFRVHGRPPVY; encoded by the exons ATGAACGCTGACGACAGGTGTGGTCTCGAAAGCTGGGGCTGGACAGTGCT CTCCAGCTACTCGTGGTCAGCGCTGGAGTTTGAGCAGGAGCACAGGGTCACGCAGGCCGTGGAGGTGCCCAGGATGTCCCGCCGGAGTCTGAGACTACACACCACTCCCGGTGACCATGGCAACGGCGGACAGGTGGCCAAATATAATCTGCTGGAGCGCCGCAGTGGGTCCCCCGCTGTGGGAGCCAGCAGAGAagaccg gcctCTGAAGAGTAGGCGATCCCATCACCAGTCCTTGTCTGGCTCCCAGTCTCTGCTGCTGACCCCCCAGAAGTCGTCCCAGTCTCTGCCCCTCAACAGCAGCCTGCACAGCTGTGCTGCCAGCGACGCCTCGCTGCTCTCCTCCCTGCTGGACGAGTCCTGCATCCAGGAGCGCACCCTCATGGACAGCTTCTGGG GACTGGATGGAGACGGTGATCACCAAG accgCACCATCCTTGCGAGCGGCGATATCCTGACGGCCCAGACGCAGACGTCCGTGGTCAGCGGCATCACGTGTAAAGACTGCAGTTTTCAGCAGTCGGccgacacacactcttcctccaaacacccctcttcctcatcctcggCGGCCAGCCCCCACAACACCACGGTCTACAGCAGGGACAAGGTCCGCAAGCCACGCcctg gAGTGCTGTTGCtgcctgaggtgtgtgtagagtaCAGCAGGCGCGCGGCGGCGTCGGTGgcgtgtgtgctctctctgctgGTGCACACGGTGCTGCTGCAGGCCCGCACGCAGGGCAAAG ATGGCCTGTGCTCCGTGTCTTGGGCATGTGTGCAGGCCTGCAGGAGGGCTTGGCGCTCCACTGCCAGGGCCTTGGCACCCCTCCCCGGTGCCCTCCGCCACTGGGTGGCGCTCTGCGGTACTTGGTGCAGTGCCATCTGTGGTGCGCTGCGCGCCATCGGAG CTGACTGGAGGTACTGCAGTACTATGAACTCTGAAGGACGCCGAAAGCCGGAGGGACATCGAAAGCAGGATGGCCACCGAGACACTGACGCGTCATTAT ccaaGGGATCGTCTTCAATATGGCAGCAACTGCTCGCCCTCATGTCTCTGCTCAGGGATTTCCTAGTCACACG GTGCCTTCCCAACCTGTGcagactgctgctgctcctcgtcCCCCTGCTTCTGCTCGTGG TGCTATGCTACTGCGGTCCATCTACCTTGTGGGCAGCCCTTCCAGCCGTCAACATCAGCGATTGGAGGGTTGGCCTCAACAAGGAGATTTCATTGGAGGAGGACCACGCGGCTCCCTTTGTCCCGCCCCCCATCTCTGCTGAGTCACAG tCCTCCTCGGCGCCTCTGTCTCTAGATGCTGAGCATGTGGCGCGTGCAGCGCGGGTGGAGCGGGTGGAGCGGGTGGAGCGCTCGCTGGCGGAGCTGTGGGCGCGGGTGGCGCGGGGCgagcggcagcagcaggagaagaGCGCCCAGCTGCACGCGCTCTACCGCCCCCTGCAGGAGCAGCTGGAGACTGGCGCCCACCTGCACCAGCTGCAGACGTCGGTGGCGGCCATGATGGACGAGAAGCTCCAGCCGCTCAAGGACGAGGTCGAGCGGAACGCAGACGACGTGAAACAG cagcagcagttgtaCGTGACCCAGCAGCAGAGCCATCAGAGTCAAGTGGCAGCGCTGGAGGCCCTGCTGGAGAACCTGGCTCAGAAAACTGAG GACATCCAGAGAGCACAAGAGGCCACCCCCGCACCTGTCAG tgaggTTGAAGACCGCGTTTCCCATGAGGCTTTGCTGCTGGAGGTGCAGAGGCTGGAGGCAGCGCTGGGCAGCATCAGAGCCGACCTTCAGGGGGTCATGGGATGCCAGGGGCGCTGTGAGCAGCTGGACAACATCcaggacatg GTGTCTGCACAGGTAAAACAGCAGCTGCAGGAAGTGTTCTATGGCGCCGAGGGTGGTGCGGTGCCTGACGCGCTCCTCCCGTGGCTCGCCGCCCGCTTCGTCAACGGCTCCGACCTGCAGGCCTCGCTGGCCGCCCTGGAGCAAAGCATCCTGGGTAACGTGTCTCAGCTGGTGGAGCAGAGCAAGCTGAAGGGGCAGTCTGTCTGTCCCGAGACCCTGAGTGAAAGCGTCCGGCTCTCCACCGGCCAGTCGGGACTAGCCGAGCAG cATGTGGAGCTGATTGTGAAGAATGCCCTGAGGCTGTATTCTCACGATCGCACAGGCATGGTGGACTACGCTCTGGAGTCTGGAG GTGGCAGCATCCTCAGCACCCGTTGCTCTGAGACGTTTGAGACCAAGACTGCCCTGATGAGTCTGTTCGGGCTCCCTCTCTGGTACTTCTCCCAGTCCCCGCGCGTGGTCATACAG CCGGACGTCCATCCAGGGAACTGCTGGGCGTTTAAGGGTACTCATGGTTACCTGGTTATCCGGTTGTCTATGCGTGTGGTTCCCACTGCGTTCTCTCTTGAGCACATCCCCAAGTCGCTGTCGCCAACTGGACACATCACCAGCGCTCCCCAAGATTACGCGGTCTAC GGTCTGCAGGATGAGCACCTGGAGGAGGGCAAGCTGCTGGGCCGCTACACATATGATGAGGATGGAGAGGCTCTGCAGACGCACCCAGTCACG
- the sun1a gene encoding SUN domain-containing protein 1 isoform X2, producing MSRRSLRLHTTPGDHGNGGQVAKYNLLERRSGSPAVGASREDRPLKSRRSHHQSLSGSQSLLLTPQKSSQSLPLNSSLHSCAASDASLLSSLLDESCIQERTLMDSFWGLDGDGDHQDRTILASGDILTAQTQTSVVSGITCKDCSFQQSADTHSSSKHPSSSSSAASPHNTTVYSRDKVRKPRPGVLLLPEVCVEYSRRAAASVACVLSLLVHTVLLQARTQGKDGLCSVSWACVQACRRAWRSTARALAPLPGALRHWVALCGTWCSAICGALRAIGADWRYCSTMNSEGRRKPEGHRKQDGHRDTDASLSKGSSSIWQQLLALMSLLRDFLVTRCLPNLCRLLLLLVPLLLLVVLCYCGPSTLWAALPAVNISDWRVGLNKEISLEEDHAAPFVPPPISAESQSSSAPLSLDAEHVARAARVERVERVERSLAELWARVARGERQQQEKSAQLHALYRPLQEQLETGAHLHQLQTSVAAMMDEKLQPLKDEVERNADDVKQQQQLYVTQQQSHQSQVAALEALLENLAQKTEDIQRAQEATPAPVSEVEDRVSHEALLLEVQRLEAALGSIRADLQGVMGCQGRCEQLDNIQDMVSAQVKQQLQEVFYGAEGGAVPDALLPWLAARFVNGSDLQASLAALEQSILGNVSQLVEQSKLKGQSVCPETLSESVRLSTGQSGLAEQHVELIVKNALRLYSHDRTGMVDYALESGGGSILSTRCSETFETKTALMSLFGLPLWYFSQSPRVVIQPDVHPGNCWAFKGTHGYLVIRLSMRVVPTAFSLEHIPKSLSPTGHITSAPQDYAVYGLQDEHLEEGKLLGRYTYDEDGEALQTHPVTEQNDEAFQIIELRVLSNWGHAEYTCLYRFRVHGRPPVY from the exons ATGTCCCGCCGGAGTCTGAGACTACACACCACTCCCGGTGACCATGGCAACGGCGGACAGGTGGCCAAATATAATCTGCTGGAGCGCCGCAGTGGGTCCCCCGCTGTGGGAGCCAGCAGAGAagaccg gcctCTGAAGAGTAGGCGATCCCATCACCAGTCCTTGTCTGGCTCCCAGTCTCTGCTGCTGACCCCCCAGAAGTCGTCCCAGTCTCTGCCCCTCAACAGCAGCCTGCACAGCTGTGCTGCCAGCGACGCCTCGCTGCTCTCCTCCCTGCTGGACGAGTCCTGCATCCAGGAGCGCACCCTCATGGACAGCTTCTGGG GACTGGATGGAGACGGTGATCACCAAG accgCACCATCCTTGCGAGCGGCGATATCCTGACGGCCCAGACGCAGACGTCCGTGGTCAGCGGCATCACGTGTAAAGACTGCAGTTTTCAGCAGTCGGccgacacacactcttcctccaaacacccctcttcctcatcctcggCGGCCAGCCCCCACAACACCACGGTCTACAGCAGGGACAAGGTCCGCAAGCCACGCcctg gAGTGCTGTTGCtgcctgaggtgtgtgtagagtaCAGCAGGCGCGCGGCGGCGTCGGTGgcgtgtgtgctctctctgctgGTGCACACGGTGCTGCTGCAGGCCCGCACGCAGGGCAAAG ATGGCCTGTGCTCCGTGTCTTGGGCATGTGTGCAGGCCTGCAGGAGGGCTTGGCGCTCCACTGCCAGGGCCTTGGCACCCCTCCCCGGTGCCCTCCGCCACTGGGTGGCGCTCTGCGGTACTTGGTGCAGTGCCATCTGTGGTGCGCTGCGCGCCATCGGAG CTGACTGGAGGTACTGCAGTACTATGAACTCTGAAGGACGCCGAAAGCCGGAGGGACATCGAAAGCAGGATGGCCACCGAGACACTGACGCGTCATTAT ccaaGGGATCGTCTTCAATATGGCAGCAACTGCTCGCCCTCATGTCTCTGCTCAGGGATTTCCTAGTCACACG GTGCCTTCCCAACCTGTGcagactgctgctgctcctcgtcCCCCTGCTTCTGCTCGTGG TGCTATGCTACTGCGGTCCATCTACCTTGTGGGCAGCCCTTCCAGCCGTCAACATCAGCGATTGGAGGGTTGGCCTCAACAAGGAGATTTCATTGGAGGAGGACCACGCGGCTCCCTTTGTCCCGCCCCCCATCTCTGCTGAGTCACAG tCCTCCTCGGCGCCTCTGTCTCTAGATGCTGAGCATGTGGCGCGTGCAGCGCGGGTGGAGCGGGTGGAGCGGGTGGAGCGCTCGCTGGCGGAGCTGTGGGCGCGGGTGGCGCGGGGCgagcggcagcagcaggagaagaGCGCCCAGCTGCACGCGCTCTACCGCCCCCTGCAGGAGCAGCTGGAGACTGGCGCCCACCTGCACCAGCTGCAGACGTCGGTGGCGGCCATGATGGACGAGAAGCTCCAGCCGCTCAAGGACGAGGTCGAGCGGAACGCAGACGACGTGAAACAG cagcagcagttgtaCGTGACCCAGCAGCAGAGCCATCAGAGTCAAGTGGCAGCGCTGGAGGCCCTGCTGGAGAACCTGGCTCAGAAAACTGAG GACATCCAGAGAGCACAAGAGGCCACCCCCGCACCTGTCAG tgaggTTGAAGACCGCGTTTCCCATGAGGCTTTGCTGCTGGAGGTGCAGAGGCTGGAGGCAGCGCTGGGCAGCATCAGAGCCGACCTTCAGGGGGTCATGGGATGCCAGGGGCGCTGTGAGCAGCTGGACAACATCcaggacatg GTGTCTGCACAGGTAAAACAGCAGCTGCAGGAAGTGTTCTATGGCGCCGAGGGTGGTGCGGTGCCTGACGCGCTCCTCCCGTGGCTCGCCGCCCGCTTCGTCAACGGCTCCGACCTGCAGGCCTCGCTGGCCGCCCTGGAGCAAAGCATCCTGGGTAACGTGTCTCAGCTGGTGGAGCAGAGCAAGCTGAAGGGGCAGTCTGTCTGTCCCGAGACCCTGAGTGAAAGCGTCCGGCTCTCCACCGGCCAGTCGGGACTAGCCGAGCAG cATGTGGAGCTGATTGTGAAGAATGCCCTGAGGCTGTATTCTCACGATCGCACAGGCATGGTGGACTACGCTCTGGAGTCTGGAG GTGGCAGCATCCTCAGCACCCGTTGCTCTGAGACGTTTGAGACCAAGACTGCCCTGATGAGTCTGTTCGGGCTCCCTCTCTGGTACTTCTCCCAGTCCCCGCGCGTGGTCATACAG CCGGACGTCCATCCAGGGAACTGCTGGGCGTTTAAGGGTACTCATGGTTACCTGGTTATCCGGTTGTCTATGCGTGTGGTTCCCACTGCGTTCTCTCTTGAGCACATCCCCAAGTCGCTGTCGCCAACTGGACACATCACCAGCGCTCCCCAAGATTACGCGGTCTAC GGTCTGCAGGATGAGCACCTGGAGGAGGGCAAGCTGCTGGGCCGCTACACATATGATGAGGATGGAGAGGCTCTGCAGACGCACCCAGTCACG